Below is a genomic region from Actinomadura sp. NAK00032.
ATCGAGTCGCTCACCAAGATCCACATCGATCACTACGTCGAGGTCGACTTCGCCGGGTTCAAGCGGGTCGTGGACGCGCTCGGCGGCGTCGAGATCTGCGTGCCGAAGCGCATCGACGACCCGAAGGCCGAACTGCACCTCAAGGCGGGCAAGCAGGTCGTCCACGGCGACCAGGCGCTCGGCTACGTCCGCACCCGCTACGTCCTCGGCGACGGCTCCGACCTCGACCGGATCAAGCGGCAGCAGGCGTTCATGGCCTCCGTCGTCAAGAAGGCGACCGACAAGGGCATGCTCACCGATCCCGGGCGGACCTACGCCTTCCTCTCCGCCGCCACCAAGTCCATCAAGGCCGACGACCGGCTCACGCTCTCGGTGATGCAGAAGCTCGCCGGGAGCCTGCGCGGCATGAGCGCCGGGAAGGTCCGGTTCGTCACCGTGCCGGTGCAGGCGTACCCGCAGGACAAGAACCGCGTGCAGTTCGACCAGGCGCTGGCGGAGCCGCTGTTCCAGGCCGTCCGGGAGGACAACAAGCTCCCCGAGCCGGAGCCGACCCCGCCGCCCGCCCCGGTGGCCGCGCAGAACACGGTGCAGCCCGTCCCGCCTGCGCAGGTGAAGGTCGGCGTCTACAACGCGTCCGCCACCGCGGGGATCGCCCAGCGCACCGCCGAGCAGCTCGGTGACCGCGGCTACCAGGTCGTCAAGGTCGGCACCAGCAAGAAGAAGTACGCCCGCACCCGGATCCTCTACGGCGCGGGCGCCGAACGGCAGGCCGCGCGGCTGGCGATCGCGGTCCCCGGGCACCCGCCGCGCCCCTGGCGGTCGGCCAAGCCCGGCTACGTGTACCTCCTCATCGGCGACGACGGCGCCCGGCTGCGCGGGCTCGCGCCGGCCGTGCCCAAGGTGGCCGGGGAGATCCGTGCGGACCGGGACATCTGCGCCCACACCTGATGCGGGACCGCATCAGCGGTATCTTGGCCCGCGCAAACCATCAACCGCCTTAAAGCGTCCCTAGTAGGACGGCCTAGTTGACTCCCTCCGACCCTGGCCCGACGAGCCGCCTCCCCGACCTGGGCTCCACCGGCCGCCCGAGCTCCCCCGGAACGGACGCATGCAGCCCGAACCCTTCTCCCTGTTGATGACCGTCTACGGCGGCGACCAGGCGGAGCATGTCCGGGACGCGTTCCGGAGCGCCGTGCACCTGCAGACCCTGCGGCCCGACCAGGTCGTGCTCGTCCAGGACGGCCCCGTCCCGCCCCCGCTGTCGGCCTGCCTGCGCGAGCTCATGGCCGGCAGCCCCGTCAAGGTGCTGTTCGTCCCGCTGGAGCACAACCGCGGCCTCGGGCCCGCCCTGGACGCCGGCCTGCACGCCGCCTGGCACGACATCGTCGCCCGCATGGACGCCGACGACGTCGCCATGCCGCACCGCTTCCAGACCCAGGTGCCGCTGGTGCGCGCCGGAGCCGACCTCGTCGGCGCGGGCCTGCTGGAGTTCGGCACCGACATCACCGACGTCGTCGGCCGCCGCATCCCGCCGAGCGACCCCGCCGACATCGCCCGCTACTCCCGCCTCCACGACCCGTTCAACCACCCCACGGTCGTCTACCGGCGCAGCGCCGTCGTCGCCGCCGGCGGCTACGGCGACCTGCCGCTGATGGAGGACTACTGGCTGTTCGTCCGCATGATCGCGAACGGGGCGCGGATGGTGAACGTCGCCGAGCCGCTCGTCTACTACCGGGTCGGCGAGGGCGCCTACAAGCGCCGCGGCGGCACCGAGCTGCTGCGCTCCGAACTGCGGCTGCAGCGCGAGATGCTCCGCGAGGGCTTCATCTCCCAGCCGCAGTACTGGCGCAACGTCGTCGTGCGCGGCGGCTACCGCCTCGTCCCCACCATGATCCGCAAGCCGTTCTACCGCGCGGTCGTCGCCCCCTACGGCGCCCGCCGCAACCGCACCCGCGACCGCGCCGGCACGGGCACCACCCCGGCCGGCGCCCTCTCCTACATCCCCCGCCACGCCCGCCGCGCGAACAGCGGCGACGGCGTCAATCCCGACGCCACAGGACGGGCTGCTCGCCGCCCCCGGTGACGCTGCGCCCGACGCCGAGAACGCCGTCCTTGAAGCTAGCCAGGCCGGTGATCTCCTGCTCCCCGGGCCCGGACAGGGCGTCCCCGCCCGGCGTTTCGGCCTCCCAGGACGTTCCGTCGGGGGACGTCCACGCGACGACGTCGGACCCGGAGGTTCCGGCCACCACGAAGCCGCCGGACCCCGCCATCACGGCCGTGGCCCGGGCGAGAGGGCCCGAGCCGGGCGGCGGCAGCTTCGTCTCGCGCCACGTTCTGCCGCCGTCGTTCGAGACGAAGCCGAGCACGATGGGACCGGACGTCCCTACGGCGTCGCCCACCGCGACGAGGACGTTGCCCTTGGCCGCGACATAGGTGAGGGATCCCTGCGACAGCCCGGCGGGCAGCTGCAGTTGCTGCAGCCGCCACTTCTTGCCGTCGGCCGACGTCCAGACCGCCGGCCGGCGGGCACCGGCCGCCTTCGGGTCGAGCATGCCGCCGACCGCGACGAAGCCGAACGACCCGCCCGCCGCCGCGCGGACCCAGCGGTTGCCGTTCGCCTCGGCGGTGAGGTCGTTGCGCCCCACGCCGCCGCCCCGCTGCCACGTGCGCAGGTCGGGCGAGAACCAGATCGCGCCGGACGGGCCGTCGTCGCCGACGACGACGTATCCGGGCGGCCCCGCCGCAGCGCCGTAGGTGGACAGGGCCTG
It encodes:
- a CDS encoding LCP family protein; the encoded protein is MQRAAAPSGVYYADSAPTPPEPPVRGRLWRVLGGLSIVLSVVLVAGSLTAYGFWRRLDGQIDREHVDDRLGANRPPKLNGSLNILMMGSDSRAGENARYGEEAGQRSDTTILLHISPGGESAIGISFPRDSMVRMPPCKKKNGTVVPAQFGMINAAFSNGGPACTWRTIESLTKIHIDHYVEVDFAGFKRVVDALGGVEICVPKRIDDPKAELHLKAGKQVVHGDQALGYVRTRYVLGDGSDLDRIKRQQAFMASVVKKATDKGMLTDPGRTYAFLSAATKSIKADDRLTLSVMQKLAGSLRGMSAGKVRFVTVPVQAYPQDKNRVQFDQALAEPLFQAVREDNKLPEPEPTPPPAPVAAQNTVQPVPPAQVKVGVYNASATAGIAQRTAEQLGDRGYQVVKVGTSKKKYARTRILYGAGAERQAARLAIAVPGHPPRPWRSAKPGYVYLLIGDDGARLRGLAPAVPKVAGEIRADRDICAHT
- a CDS encoding glycosyltransferase, which produces MQPEPFSLLMTVYGGDQAEHVRDAFRSAVHLQTLRPDQVVLVQDGPVPPPLSACLRELMAGSPVKVLFVPLEHNRGLGPALDAGLHAAWHDIVARMDADDVAMPHRFQTQVPLVRAGADLVGAGLLEFGTDITDVVGRRIPPSDPADIARYSRLHDPFNHPTVVYRRSAVVAAGGYGDLPLMEDYWLFVRMIANGARMVNVAEPLVYYRVGEGAYKRRGGTELLRSELRLQREMLREGFISQPQYWRNVVVRGGYRLVPTMIRKPFYRAVVAPYGARRNRTRDRAGTGTTPAGALSYIPRHARRANSGDGVNPDATGRAARRPR